GAGCAAAGGTCAGACAGGCCCATCAGCGGACGGAGGAGCTCATTCAGAAACTCCACAGCCAGTGTAAGGCAGACAGAGGAACAACACCACAGAGCTACAGCACTGACAAACGCTGGTATGCATTGTCAGAATTTTCATActgaaacagagagacaaatcTGTATATATGGCTACTCCAGCCTTTCTATAAATTTAGCTCTATTTCATCTTTAAAAATATCAGGGTATCATCGGTCAGGGTAGGAGTTTTCATTACCTTATCAGTCCTTTCAAAGGAAATCGTATCCActgattaaaaatacaaaggaaTATACTTTTGGAGACTTTAGGAGAATAACATTAATATGTATATAGTTTAGCTAACTAGAGTCTCTATTCTCACCTTACTGGCAGTCATTTGTTTGATCTAATCATTGTCATTCTTTTTGCTGTTGATCACTTTGGCAAATATATTACTGCTCTTTAATCTTACTGATTCATTTGCATTGGGTTCATTTATGTAAAATTTTAAGTGGATATTTAGTGAAATACACAGACTTGTAGATTTTAGTTATATTTGATGTCGGACAATTCTTACAGGCTAATTTCTTTCCTTTTGGTTTGTTAGTAATTTATAGTctaatgtttgtgtgttctcCAGATGAGCCCATGTCTTTGGTGAGTGCTAGCAGAAGGCAGAGTAGCTCTCGGGCCCGGCTGCACAGTCAGCAGGATGACACCCTCATGGAGTCCTGGGATTCACTCACTAAGTTCAACCAATGTCAGCGTGGACGCATCTCCAACATGGCGTTCGAAGGCGACATATTTGATGAGTTTCTTCAGCGCCAGGGCTGTGGTCCACCCACAGTCCCACCCATCTCTTCTTCATCACCCAGAAGCCCTCTGTCCTCCTTAACCACTCAGGGGACACTTTGCGAAGGCCCTGATGACGATCCATCCATGGAGCGGGAGGACGAGTTTGAGATTCCAGTGTTGCCGCAAGGCCAAAGGCTGGTAATCAACATTTTGTCCACCTGGGGTGATCGTCACTACGTGGGTCTCAACGGCCTGGAGGTTTTCAGCTCTAGTGGAGAGCCTCTCCGACCTGTTCATATCCACGCTGACCCGCCAGACATCAACATTCTCCCAGCATACGGCAAGGATCCACGCGTAGTCACCAACTTAATCGATGGCATCAATCGGACTCAGGATGACATGCATCTTTGGCTAGCCCCATTTACTCCTGGTTGTAGCCACACCATTTTCATGGACTTTGGAGTGCCCCACAAAGTGGCCATGATCCGTGTGTGGAACTACAACAAGTCGCGCATCCACTCATTCCGAGGCGTGAAAGAGGTAGAAATGCTTCTGGATGGAAGGTGCATCTTCAGGGGGGAGATTGCAAAAGCGTCTGGAACTCTTTCTGGAGGTATCTGATCAGAACAACTTCACAAGAGTTTATGCTCcattgtgtgttgtttttttgaccAAATTATCCTTTATTCATGCGCTCAGGACTGGACCAGTTTGGCGACACTATCCTCTTCACCACTGATGATGAGATACTGGAGGCGATGTCTCGTTATGATGAGACCTTCCTTAGTGAAGGTGAAAGTCCTGAGAGCATGGTGTATGAGGAGGAGCTGCAGAGACCACGCACTGCTgatggagagggagaggaacgaccttttacccaggctggttTCAGAGAGGAAGACCTCACTGTAAGTACTGGTCTCATTCGAGAATTTGAATCATAAATTCATAAAGCAACTTATTCCAAAGTGTGACAGAGTTGACTTTCATTATGTGGCCCCAAATGATCAGAGCAGACAGGCACAAAGGCCAAACTAGCCACAGCATCAACAGGACTGTGTGGTACAGTTATGCTTTAAATgcaatgttgttttgttttagctgAAACTTCAACTCAACTCTACTATGAGCCAATCTGAAGAGAGCTTAGAGCTCATTCCTGGGATGCACACAGGAAAGTGTGAGTACATCAGTCATATCCTGTCATATTATGGTTGCTTCTCTGTTTTTGGCTTTGTGTTTTGGATGTTTCTGGATGCTTACAGTCTGTCTTAATCCCAGGCCTTAGACTGGAAATGACCTTGACATGGGGCGACCCCCATTACATGGGCCTGACAGGACTGGAGATCGTGGGGAAGGATGGAGAGACTTTACCTTTAGATCTTAGTATGATCGCTGCTTCACCCAGGGACCTCAACGACCTACCTGATTATGGACATGACCTGCGCACACTTGATAAGTATGCCTGACACTAAATGTAACATGCCCTTTGATATTACAGTTAAAGTCCAGGCAAAGATTACATCATTATTATGTAAGATACAGTGTATAATGTCTACTGTCATTATTTAGACTTATTGATGGCCACAACATTACCACCGATGACCAGCATATGTGGCTGATTCCTTTCTCCTATGGAGAGTCCCACACCTTGACCATTACCTTCAGCAAGGCCCAGACCATCGCTGGTCTCCGTTTCTGGAACTACAACAAGTCTCCTGAGGACTCTTACAGAGGGGTGAGACAGTTTCTGCCAGGCTGAACCCACATTTGTTATGATGCAGAATAAAGTTTACTTCAAATACTAACGTGTTTATGATATTTCGTACTTTACATGATCATTTGTAAATTAACAAAATATTGTGAACTGAATTAGTGCCACTTCCTTCAAGTGGAGTCAGATCAGCTGATAATTTTGAACAAGTATAATTCACATATTACTTAAGGCCATATTCTGCTTTGCGGTTATAAAAGGTCTGTGGTTACAAAGCCCAAAGTCCAGTTTTAATACATGCAGTATCAGACCACATATTAGCTGACCAATCAATGTAGACTGGGCCCTTCTGGGGTTGGAGGGTTTAAAGAGACAAGAGATAAAATACTGTGTGAGAGAAATAACAACAATATTACAGTGTTTTATGAAAATTAATGTATGTAAACACACTGTATGACACCCTTAATATGGATTTATGAAGCTGTGAATCTGACTTCTCATTTGTACAAAGAACAGTACGTGCTGAAAAAGTGATGACTGTGTATAATGCTGCAAAGCATGGATTACTTATTGtgacagatttttatttttaaccacaGAAGTTCTTTGCAGAACACTTTATGCATCttagaaaacataaaaatgtcCACATGTTTGGTTCAGGTGAAACTGATTCATCTGTTCTTGGATGATGTTCCTGTCTCACCAACGGAGGGATTACTGATCAGGAAGGGACCGGGCAATTGTCACTTTGATTTTGCCCAGGAGATTCTCTTTGTTGACTTTCTCCAGACTCCAGCTGATAACGGGAGTAACGAAGACTACCACAGGTGAAGCCCAGAGTATGAGTTTGAGTAAAACTGCTGTTTCATCAGAAATTCTGAAAACTGCCTTTCCTTATTtataactttatttttaattcagagGACACTCTAAGAAACAAGAACAGCCCAGCATGGACTATGAGGCTCCCATCATGCCTTGTGGGTGTATCCTTTTTCTAAACAGATTTCACACATGCTTATGCATGCTGTGCTCCTGTCTGCCCTATTGGTCCAAAAATGTTCTGTggatattttttaaatgcacgGATCAGATTGAGTTCAGACCACGTTAAATAATCTGCATTGGTTGCTTTGGCAACACCACTGGCATGCACATGCTCATCAAGAGCTTACAGAAGGAAAATGTCTGGCTGGAGGAGAAATAGAAATGTGTCCAGTCATTTCAGTGTGTTGTGATATTGCGCAAAACCTTTCCACATATCAGAAAATAGCAGTGAAAACTGGCTGACAGGTTAGTATGTAtttaacacagaaaaatcacTATATCGTTTGGTGTAGCGATAAGTGATAAGTTAAGCACTTTATCGAGCTCGTGTTTTCATCCACTGTTCTCACAGACATTACAATGTGCCCTCCTTTCACGTTCGGTCTAGGAGCCAGCCAGGGCTCACCTCTGTAACCTCTTACTATTTTACTCTTTCTGGAACTATTAACTTTGTGAAATAATGTGAACACAGGCAGAGCAAAAACCTTTGTTTCATATGAATGATTCGTTACTGGTGGTTAGTGACTGCTATTCTGAGGTTGCTGGTTATGCAATTAAGTGGTTAAAATCACAGGCCATGCCTCAGACTGGTGAATGTACACCAGCCAGAAGAACCACCTGGAATTTGGGTGGATCAGATTAAGACCAGGCCTTAAAAATGTAGTGGGAAGATTTAACCCATTGCATCCGAATAATAATTTGTCTGTAACTgtacacattttgaactctaaACAAAAGCTGAACATTATAGACTTGTTAAAGAAAATTTGTTTTTGTCCAGTAAAGTGGTAAAAATgttcttatctttcttttttcctttttttaagcagctagaaaaggaaaaagctggaTCTAAAATGCTCGATGTTGTCTTTTCCTTGACTTTCACCTGTCAGTCATTTTTCAGCTCCAGCTGTTAACAACCTGGGGAGATCCATACTACATTGGTCTGAACGGCCTTGAGTTTTACAATCAGAACCATGAGAAGATCAGCCTCAGTGACAACAGTATCCTTTCTCATGATTCAGACTTGCATCTGACCTCACTGGCTCGAATTCACCTCACTTGCTGGAATATGTTAATGTTTACTGTTAATGTGGTCAGATGGGTGCCTGGTTAAGAATGCGTGGtgtacagttgtggtcagaagtttacatacTCTCATCGTGGGGAGAAATGTCACggtaattttggacttttaatggTTTCTTTCGGCTGTTCTTTCcccagggtggaatgattttGCAGCATGCATCTTTAAAGACTTGGGTAGACAAAGATTTGGGTTCACAATTATTTACATACATCgcttttgtcttttaattaagGTTCTTCAATGTCTTTTAACTTGACAAGGCCAAGAACTGTTAACTTCTCATTAGTGATCATGATTAACTACAActggtagtttctctttgcTAACAAAAAAACGATATGTTTGCCAACTCTCAGTGGACTGACCAATACTCAGAATAATGAGAAAATCCAAGGAACTCAGTGAAGATCCAACaaggagaactgtagatttacaAAAGCTGGGAAGGTCTCTTggagccatttctaaacaactgtAGATTCCAGGACCGTTGATTCAAACAATTGTACATATGTACAAATTATTCAGATGTCTCACCACTTTGACAAGTTTTGGAAGAAGACCCAAACTTTCACCCTCATATGGGAGTAAATTGGTTAGGATGTTCAGGAACCATGAAGGGCCAAGCCTGCCATGAGCTGGAACCTGCTGACACACCAGTGTCACTGTCAAGTGAAGTGAGCCTTACTGAGAGGGTGCCAACCAAGAAAGAAGGCCCTACTCGAAAATTGACACCTTCAAGCTTGAGTGAAATTAGCATTTTCCCACATGGACTACCCAAATGCATTCTAGAGAAAAGTTTTATGGCCAGGCAAGGCAAAGATTGAGCTATTAGGTAACAATGACAAGAGTGCAGGTATGTATGGAGAGGTAAAAGTGAGATTATCTAACCTAAGAACACTgtaccagctgtcaagcatggtggtggtagcatcatacCTTGCGGCTGTTTTGCTGCCGGTGGTACTGATACACTGCACAAagtggatggaataatgaagGAGTATCAATCACTAAATAGTTGAAACTGAGACATCGGTGGGTGTTCCAACAGGGCAATGATCCCAAAAGATCCAAAGACCTTTTCTAGCCCCAACCTTAGTGCTATTGAAAATCTGTGGACTTCACTTAAAATTCTTACAAGTCACGCTAATGAACTCTAACAAAGAAGGGTGATCAAATATCGAGGTAGAATTATACCTGCTTGTTTATGGCTACCAAAAGACGCTGTGTGAATTGaagaaaatccaaaacaaaatcaaatttgTTCACCCAGTTCTTTTTAAAAGATTTATTAAATGCTGTATGATCATTCCACCCCGGAAAAGCAGCATGACATTCATGCCTATGTTGATTGGATGAAACTTCTGACAACAACTGTAAATCGGTCACTTTAGATTGATAGATATTAAGTCACTAGCTGTTAATGTTTTCCTCTTAAAAGATCAAACATTACATCCTACTCTAAGAACATAAGGATTTCGAGCAGTAGTGCATGGTTGTTTACTCTTATAGGTAACTGTGACAATCAAATTGAAATAATATTTAGTGTGAATTATACTTGTGCATTTTATTAGTATATTCAAGGggttcaaataaaaaaagtagTCTAGTTTATTTGATTTGGGTTTACATAATATATCTCTGAATGAGTTTGTGACTACTGTAAAACTCTGTTCTCATGAAACTCTGAGTAAAGTTGTGGGTAATTAGCAGCTGTGTTTATATTAATAAACATGatcagacctcaacattacgtCCACCAGACATTGCTGCTTTTCCAGACAGTGTGAATGTGCTGGACAATGTGAGCGGTGATGTGAGGACTCCAGATAAATTAATAGATGGAGTCAACTGCACCCACGATGGAAGACACATGTGGTTAGCCCCAGTGCTTCCTGGCCTGGTGAGaaagacagtgtgtgtgtgagtgtgtaagaGAGAGACTGTTTGCAGCTGACACGAGTGTATGCTCTGTTTCCATGCAGGTGAACCGTGTGTATGTCATCTTTGATCATCCAGTGACTGTGTCCATGATCAAGCTGTGGAACTACTCAAAGACGCCTcagagaggagtgaaagaatTTGGGGTAAGCCTACTTCTCTCTCTGCTGCGGGTTTAGCAATCGCTTCTGTTTGTTTACTAATGGTGCATGTTTCTCCGTGAGTCCAGCTGCTGGTGGATGACCTCCTGGTATATAATGGCATCTTGGACTGCGTAAGCCAAGTGACACGAGGCATCCTGCCTACTTGCGACCCTGTGGTGCCCTACCACACCATCCTGTTCACAGATGACGTCTACATTACTCACAGAGAGAGGAACACTGTCATCAGGTACTCAGgctttttgtattcatttatctttttttttttttggaaagatGAATTCATGAACGGCTGCTTGCTTACAGGCTAAATGCTGATTGTTATTTAGGTTTGCCTTATTTAGAAAAGGGGTATCAGACATGCACTCGGCTGCCAGCCGACTGGACGCCTTGCAGAGTCTGAAATTTGCAGAGGAGGTTGTGTTGCAGGATGTTAAGAATGGGTAACATAAAAGTGTTTTTCCAGAATCTTACAAATTATCTTTGTCATCCCATACTACACTGAAGTGTGACGGTTAATCCAAGGAGCCATGCTCCTACTGAGATTTATAATTCCACAGTCTTCTTAAAGACATCTTACACTGCTCATCATCTTTTTTGTAAATGGATAAAATGTATGAGAggactttttaaatgtattttgaatGCTGCTTTGCTTTTGGTGTACGACCCTCTAGAAGTCAGATTGAGCTTCATGTGGCCCATGAACTGAAATGACACCCGTGATCTGTCATGTAAAATGCTTTTTGACAGGCCTGTTGCATTTCTGACAATCAAACAGATTTACAGACAAATTGTGTTAGATTAACTCAGTAGTTTTGAAAAGACTTGTACTCTTCTCCACTTCAGCCCCCGTGTCAGCAGACACCGTCAACAGTGAGTAACAGGATAGTAAAAACCCAGTGCTGCTGCCTCCTTGTGGCCACTCCCTGTACTGAAGATTCCTCCAGTGCCCTCAAACATCCCACATCCTCCTTACCACTTGCTTGACTTGTGATCCCCAGAGTCCCTCCTCTCCCTGACTTCGAGCTTTGTCAACCCTcccttttgtgttttattgcccTTTTCCGCTTCTCGCTGGCACTacagttttaaagaaaaacatccgCTGTGTCTTCCTTTTCTTGTGTTGCCTTGTAGTAATTATGTGGAAGATCAGGATGTGAAGATGACCAATGAGAACCAGATAGTTCATCACAATAAGAAGAAGCAGACGGCAGACCCAGGTGAATCAGAGAAGCGATTGGAGCACTTTAACATGGATGGATTCGTctgttttaaaatgtctttgttaACTCTTCTGTTCTGTTCTCACTCAATTCAGCTCTACGGCCTAAAACCTGCATGACTGATGGCGGGAAACATGGAAGGAGGAGGTACTGACTGACATGGAGTCAGTGTTTTTACAGTTTGAGGAGAGCTGAAGGGAAGAACCTGTGGCTGACTcttttattccacttttttgGTGGGTGACTTTTGAAAACCTCCTTTACACCAAGTCCCAAAGCAGCCACCCAGCTGTCATTTGTAAAGGCGTCACCCCAGCATCTCACACGGTCCACAATTAAAAGGACAGagattatacacacacaagattCCACTTTATGGTTGgatttctctccttttctttgcTGTGAAAACGAGTCCACAGATATCCTGAACATGTACTGTATAGTCGTCCCTCCCTCAGTGCCAGGAAAAAACTGTCGAGGCTGCATTTTATCAGCCATATTATTGTGCCTAGTACCAACACTATAATCTGTGGCTGCTACTTGTGACTTGTGACTTGTGCTGCATATCCCAATGCTGCTTCTGGCGTATACATAatccaggaaaagaaaaaaaaaagctcaaaggCCACATGAGTACACTGTCACATCAGGACGCTACGTTAATTAATTAACATGATTCACCAACGAGCCTAGTCATTTAGCTCTCGGCCTAATGGGTATGAAAACACTCCCACCAGTGCACAAACCAAGCCTAATGCTATGCAGCCACTAATTTATATCTATTAATATTTATATCTCTTGGAtaatatatttcaaaagtgAGTGGTTTTACTTGTGGAAGTACTTTCAGAGAGGTTTTTACATTTGCAAGATTCACATTAACGACTAATGCGATAGACGAAGTCGAGGAACATTGAGAATTGAAGCCGCTCAAAGCTTCACATTAATACTAACAAATATCTATTTGGCTTCACACAATtaggtcagtttgttttttctgcttcGCATCAAGTAGAAAAAGCTCGTTTGCAATCCAAGTGACCTTTATTGAAGTTGCTATGCACATGCACTAgattgtttgactttttttttccagcaaacATTTCCACAGCAGTCTTTTTAATTCGGttaaaaaatagaagcaatTTTCCACTTTTAGCGTTTGAGTAGATAACAGACAACTTCTAATATGCAAATATTATAAACTTACCTCAAATTAAGAAGAGCAGTTGTTTAaaaggggataaataggaaTCTGTGTTCACTAAAATACTTGGTAGTCTGTGCTGTACTTTTTTTTCCGCTCAGTGTTCACTGTACTAACTTGTTGCATGGGAAAAACTCCTCAGCATAAATTTTTTTTAGGTGTTTTTACTGCGTCATTGAGCCCCAGTATAAACTATTCTACACTCCTTATAGCTGGGAGTCATTGTATATGAAATGCAgttttatgtatttaatttCATTATGTCCCGCAGCAGTGATACTCATTACTCCAAATCTCCATTCTGCTCTGTGGAGTGGTGGCCATTATTGTAGCCGTGACATTtagtgttttgaaatatttatttttctaatcttgattaaatatgtatatttgAAGTAGGTTTATTGgaatgaataaaatgtgaaaaaagtaaTAGTTTACCTCCAGTTTTCTGGAAATTCATCCTcttgttgtgcttttttttttgggggggggatgTCTGGAGTGATCTGCATCAAACTCTATAAGCGGGCCACTTGGGTTTTGCTGTTGATCTCTTATGTTCAGACTTCCTTGCCCTgactctttctcacacacatctGAACTAAACCCCAAAAAAAGAGTCTATGAATAACCTCACAGGGGATCAGCAGCATGCTGTAAAGAGACAAAATAAGACAGGACAAGCCAGTTCCATAAATATATCCTgagatattttttattaatgcAGAATCTGCTGTACATTTCATGATATCTTTAAGGAATGACCATTCAGTTTCGGTGTGATCTCAGGACAGAGCATTAGTGGAAAGGCACACCGCAGGTTTTATACCACTCGTACAAACATTCTACTGAAAAGATTACATCTCTGCAGACTATCGGCATTCGAAATGCTTAAGCCTCAGATTTTTCCAGCAAAGGTCCCATCTTCTCTCTGCTCGTCCCATTTCTGGATCTAAAGGGACAAAAattttagaggaaaaaaagaaaacttttgagacaaaaatatttatttttagttgatTTAATAACTATGTAAGAGTGTTAATCCTCAAActacatttttgtacaacttgtGATGTTAAGCAAAGCTTAGAGAGTGGAATCGCTTTGGCTGATAAAGTAACTCAACATGTTGATGTatttttagtcagctgtgtgattAGGGGCAAATCTCCAAACTGTGTTTTCCATGTTTTCCTTATTTTTGACTGTTTGGGCTGAGCAGGAATGTGAGGAATCATAAAGTTGTTTGACCCCTGCTAAATAAACTCTTCCCACCAATTAAATTACCATGTACATGCTGCCAATACGCTTTCAGCAAAGTGGCTTTTCTGTTAGAAATGAGATGGTAACATTTCTTATATTTACCCAGGAGATGGGGCACAGCGATTTGTAGACCCTTTTGTACCACTCGCAGGGCTGGGTGTCTAATCCCTTGGCATCCAAAGCTTTCTGGCAGCGGTAGTAGTCTATAAATAGAGAAACAACAATGGTGAATATCAAAAATAACC
Above is a genomic segment from Maylandia zebra isolate NMK-2024a linkage group LG8, Mzebra_GT3a, whole genome shotgun sequence containing:
- the cox6b1 gene encoding cytochrome c oxidase subunit 6B1; this encodes MAEDIKAKLEKYRTAPFDSRFPNQNQTRNCWSNYVDYYRCQKALDAKGLDTQPCEWYKRVYKSLCPISWIQKWDEQREDGTFAGKI